Below is a window of Candidatus Kapaibacterium sp. DNA.
GGTATAACTAACTTGTTCCCTACTTCAGGCGGAGGGTCCTTTAGTTTCAGAGATGGAAATTGGTGGACTTTCGATGGTAGCTATACTCAAATTTTCAATACAGGCGAATTCGACCATACATTTAAAACTGGTTTTGTGCTGACTTTATTTGAACTTCATCGCCATACCAACAGCAGTCCATATGATGGAAATCCATTCTTTGATGTTTACACAGACGGTAGATGGGGTGGGAATTTGTATGCCGAAAATGATGTTGTTCTTGAAAAAACTAACAAACCCTATAAGCCGACTAAATTTGGCATCTATTTTAATGACCAAATATCATATAAAGGTATCAGAATTAGTGCAGGTATGAGACTTGACTATTTTAATGCCAATTCGGATTATAGGTTACCATCTAATTCGTGGATACCAATTAGCGCTGATACAGGTTTCGCAGTGGCAACTCCCAAAGTACAAGTTAGTCCAAGAATTAACATATCGTACCCAATTACTGATATGTCATTCCTGCGACTTTCTTATGGTATGTTCTTCCAAATGCCACAACTTCAATATATGTATGACAATTATGCAGTTGATATATTACGTGGTAATTCAGTTATTGGTAATCCTAATATGGATGCACAACGAACTAATCAATATGAAATCGCATATAGTCAGCAGCTTAGTGATGTATTTGCATTTACAACTGTTGCCTATTACAAAGATATTTACAACCAATTAGGTCTTATGCGTGTTAATGCCGTTCCGGAACCATATTTCCAATATACAGTTTCCGATTATGGTAGTTCCCGGGGGATAGAATTTACTCTCGAAAAAATGGCGGAAAATAATTTCTCATTTGATATCAATTATACTTTAGCTTGGGTTACCGGTACAGCTCAAACTGCAACCTCCAATTATAATGTTGTAATTGACCCATATACAAACAGACCTGCTTTCCCGCTTTCTGAGTATTCAATGGGACAAGATATTAGACATTATGCAAAATCTAACTTCAGAGTTTATTGGCAAGATAATGAAGGTCCCTCAATTGGTGGTATTAAATTGCTCGAAAACACAAATTTGATATTTACAAGTACTTACCGAACAGGTACACCATATACTCGTACAGACCGCTCGGGTACTGCAATTGCAGAACGAAACTCGGAAAGACAACCCTCGAGATGGCTACTTGATGCAAGAATATCAAAATCATTCCGGATGAGTGATATATTTGGTGATGGTGCTGGAAATTCGGAATTCGAAATTTTTGCAAACATTAACAATTTACTTAACTTATCTCAAGCTCTTGGTGTGTACCCTGCAACCGGTGACCCGATTGATGATGGTAGAACTTTTGACCGTCAAGTGGGTGACTTTGCTAATGTTGCATATTACAAAGAAGCTGATATTTCTAACCCTGCAACTTATGCTTCTGTGCAATATGACTTTTACGGCAACAGAAGATACAATGAAGTAGCGGATTTTGACGGCAACGGTATCGTTACGCAAGCAGAAACTTACGAAAGTTATTTTAGATTTGTCGCAACTCAAATCGCTTTCCGTGGCAATTTCCAAATTCCCAGAACAATCAACATCGGTATGATGTTTAGATTTTAATTAAGGGGAATTGATAAAATGAAAATTATTAATGAAAAATTAGAGGTAATAATGTTTAACAGAAAATCTATGAGCTTTTACTTAGCTTTGCTTGCCATTGTTTTCGTTTCTGCATCATTCAACATGAATGCAGCAACGATTCATACCGGTAAAAATGCAGATGATAAGGGAAACGATCAAGAACAATTGCAAAATAGAACATTTAATAATGTATATGATTTGCAACAAAATTCTATCAGCAACATTCAATTCTATACTACCAATTACGGTATATTCGGATTCGATGTTGCAAGAGGTGTAGGCGGGGGATATTGGCCCCGTGGCTCTCTAAATCAATATATCTTTGCCGGTGGGCTTTGGATTGGTGTTGAAAAGTACAAAAATCCAAACGATGCTGAAAGAACCAGATATGTTTCCATTACATATAATCCGAATTCAGGTAGAGGCTGGTATGTACCCGGACGTATAAATTATGGTGGTCCTAATAGCACTGAGTTTCCAAATCTTGATGCTGTTGACCCAACGGATGTTTTGAAATACAGAACTTATTTTTCTACCGATTTTATACCAAGTACAGGTGAACCGGTTAATCCGGCGCATCAGTATTATTGGCCCATATGGGATGCTTCAAGAAATGATGAGGATACACTTAAATCTAACAGATATTTTGGATATTTTATCCCACAAACTGAACTTAGAAATACAGCAACTCATCCACGAGGACCTGCTTTTATTTCGGGTGAAGATATTTTTGCAACTTACAAAGACACTGATTTAAGCAGATATGAAGGTGGTGTGGCTGCAAGACGTGAAAGAGGTTATCCGCTCCGCCTTCAAATAGACCAAATGATTTATTCATGGGGATTTGGTGATTACAAAGATTTTATCTTTTTAAAATATGAAGTGACCAATTATTCTACTGATACATTATGGAATTGCTGGTTAGCTCCTATCCAAGACGTTGATATTGCTCGTGCACCTGCTACAAGTTTTGGTGCCGGTAATGATAGAGCAAAATATTACGATTGTGATGAATCACTCAATATGGCAGTTCAGTGGACTAATTCTGATAGAGGCGAAGCCGGTCATGGTTTTGGTTATCTCGGATTTGACTTCTTAGAATCTCCCGCTGTTGTTGTACTAAATGATACAACATTTAATGAAATCCGTGACACCCTTGGTGTTGTTATCAGAATCGATACTATAATCACACCAGTTGGACCAAATGAGTACGACCCTGAATTGCACGGTCCTCATGCTCCACAATTTGTAAGGAAAGACAAAATTGTATTCAGCAATGAAGAGCAACTTGGACTCGTTACATTTCGTAATTGGCCCATCGAAGATGATAGATTAGAAGATGACGAAAGATATAACTTCATATCCACAGGTCAAAGAGACGGTGATGATGCCCCGGGTGACAAACGATTCTTGATGTCAACCGGACCATTTCATATGCGTCCTAGTGATACAGTTAGGACAGTTGTAGGAATGATTCTTGCAAACTCAACTAAAGGGGTAGATGCCGATGGAACATGTGAAGATATGCAAGAATTAGAACGTAAGAATATTTTCGCTCAAGAAGTTTATGACAATAACTTCCGTGCTCCTACGCCACCTGACCGCGCCATCATCACAAATTGGCAAGGACTTAATCATGCTGTAAGAATTGAATGGGATAATACATCTGAGATGTCACATGATATCTATGAAAAGGGTTTAGATTTTATGGGCTATAGGATTTATCGTGCTCGTAGAACAAATCTTGATTCATTTTTCACAGTCCCCGTACCACCTGCCGGTAGATTCCCGAGTGGTTTAGGTCCATTTGGTTGGAAACAAGTGGCACAATTTAATTTACGTACACCGTTTTATAAGTCTCAATACAGAGCAGGAACTGATGATGCCGATATGGCTATGCCACTGATTGATGATTTACGTATAGTTGGACCATATACCGATGCAAATGGTACTATAATTGATTCGATGGCTATTAGAGTTATGAGGATAGGTAACGGACTTTTTGCATATTCCGATTCTGCCGCAATGCGTAACAATTTCGGAAGTGTGACTCCTATTCTAATGGGTCTAGACACCTCTGCTTTTAGAGACCCTTGGGGTAAATACTGGGCTAAAGTAATTGCACGAGACCCGAATATAGGATTCGATGAAACAGGGCAGGTCTTTAGAGTTACTCCACAAGGACCAAGTTTGTTAACTTATGATCCGAATATCAGAAATGAATTATTCGACTCAATCTTAGTCGGAGTTGCATATTTAGATAGAGCATTACTTAAATTCAACCCATTACTTTTTAGTCGTTCTACATATAGTAAATCAAGAGAAGAAATTGACAGCGTTTTCAATTTATTCCCTGATGGTGTAGTCGGCCAATGGCGTAGAGTTTGGGACGATAACCTCCAAGACTCTGTAATTGAAAGATTGACAACAGACGCTATTTGGGTTAAAAGCTCTGAAAAATTAGCTAATATTGATGGCCAAGTCAAGAGAATAATTGATATTTGGCTACCTAAAGCCGCAAGTACGGTAATGAATGATTCAAATCATGTACAGCAAGCTTCCGATGCTCTTTATGCGTTCATTAAATTAGGCTTGGTCAAAATTGACTTTCCTGAATTTGAGCAAAGTTTAGAAGTCAGGCGTGATGTAATTGGTCCTTATATGGCAGGTATTACCAATAATAGGACTTTCTACGATGTAGGTGATGATAATAGAGATGGGTATATTTTACCGGATGCTGACCCGACAAAAACAGAAAAACTAATCAATAATGTTGATTATTTCTATAAAGTTTTAGCATATGACGAAGGAGATTATCAACAACCAACGCCTTCAAAGCTAAATACTTCCGCTCTCGGACTGACTAATATGGTTAAAACATTCCCTGCTGCTGCGCCTACAGGAGATTTGCCGTCAATTCAAATAATTCACGTTGATTCGAATCTGATAGGTGGCTTATATAACTTCAGATTCTTTGCAGTCGATAATGACAGATTGATTCAAAGATTTGCAGACGATGAACTTATTCTTAAATTCGAACCATATTGGTTTTTAACAGGTATTGCATTCGATTCGAAGGCTCCAACCGCCAGAACTGAATTTGGCTTATATCGTAATTTGATTACTTTATGGAGCAAAAATACTGGCGATACTCTATATCGAGGTTTTGCAAGCTATGAATCGAAACCATGTGATTTGAGTTTTTATGAATTTTTCACAGAAAACTCCGCTTCATATGTTCTATCTGATACGGCTGTTTACGACCGTGTAACTGATAGCTATATGGATTTTGGCTTGAGAACGGCTAAGGGAATTAAAACAAGAACCGGAAGATTTTCGTCCGGTGATTTTACTTACCCCAATTATTGCTATACCAACAGCTGGTTGCCAAATGCATATGGTATATTAGGATTCAGTTTTGATTTTACTATTAGTCAATATGCAGGACGTTTCCGTCCGGATTCTTTGACCTTAACTACCGCTTATGGTCCCGGTGTCAATGCAAATACTCCTGTCAATTTTAAAACTGATGATAACTTAAGTTCATACATCAAGCAACCTTCACAAGCAATTGTCCAGAGAACAATGCCTGTTGGTATTGATTTCAATACTCATAGCATTATATATGGTAGTTTCAATAATGGACCCGGTATTTATGAAGTTGAATTCTTAAACGGTGGCTCAGTCAGCGAAGAATTAGCTTGGCAAAATGGAGCAGCGTCAAACAATTTTAACATCGAATATTTGGATGTGAAAGTAAAAAACATCTTAGAATACAAGCGACCTGCTGTAGGTTCCGATTCTGTAATAGTTGATTTTCCGAACGAAGTGCAACATTTAGCTATTCAACCTGTCCAAAGTAAGACAAAATATGGCTTTAATTTAACAGGAAGTAACGATTTTGCCGGCATTTGGGGTGAAGATATTCTTTACCCAAATCCTGCTAATTTAGCTTATTATGGTGAATCAACCAACGATTTTATCGGCAAATTCAATATTCATGCTTATGGTTGGATATCTAATACTTCACTCAGAAGAGACCAAGCCTCAGGTTTGACTATTCCTAACCAAATTGCCCGACCAAAATCAGGTATTTTGAGTGGAAATGTACGATCATTTACAGGATTGCCTCAACAAAGCGATAATGGTTTAGGTAGATATTACAAAACTGCTATTTCTGTCAATGGTTCTGATACATTAGACTTTACTCATGTGGTAAATATTGGTGGCGTTCAATTTGCTTTAGATTATGCTAACAAAGGTAGAACAAACCAAGCCGGTGCAGAATGGGAACGTAAATCAGCGAATGACTATAATATCTGGAATGCCGTTGATTTCAAACCCGGTGATAAGATTTATCTCAGAACTTATGGAGGTGCATTAGGTTTACCGATGCCCGGAGCTACTGTTATTGCTAAAGTTGGTAAAAGCGCTCCTGACAACGAACAATATACAGATGGTCAGTTAGACGGTGTTAGTGTTGTTCCGAATCCCTACTATGTTTCGCACGAAGGTGTCAAATCACCATACGATTCGAAAATCTACTTTACTAAATTACCTCCACGTTGCACAATTCAGATTTATACTGTAGCAGGAGACTTAGTAAATACGCTCGAACACGATGAATACCAAAATGAAGGTGACGTAACAAGAAATGCAGTGCATGTATGGGATTTGCTTTCAAGCAATCTTCAACGTGTACAAAGCCAAACTTTCGTTGCTGTAATTACTACTCCAAACGGAGCTCAAACAGTGAAGAAATTCAGCGTTATCGTTGGTGGATTCAGAATAATTGAACAAAACTAATTTTAATAACTCCCGCTTCAGATAAAGCGGGAGTATTTAACGAAAAAATGGAGTTAGAAAACAATGAAAAAATTTATAATTATATTAGCATTATTCTCGTTGCCTGTTTTTGTTGCAAATATTTACGCTGTCGGTGATGTCAATCAAGGCACTACTGCTGGTGAAACATCGAAAGTTGGTGCAGCAGGCGGACAATTCCTCAAAATTGGTATAGGCGCCAGAGCTAATGCCATGGGCGGTGCTTTTTCTTCAATGGCTGACGATTTATCTTCAGTACATTGGAATCCTGCCGGATTGGCAAGTATCAAAAGCATGGCTGCAGATTTCTCTTATACTCAATGGTTCGCAGGTTTTTCGCATAATTTCGCTGCTTTAGCGATGCCGATTTCAGAAGATTTTACCTTTGCCGCAAATGTTACATCGTTCACAAGTGGTGATATCCCTATTACAACTATGTATCGTCCCGACGGAACAGGCTCAAGCTATTCGGTTAATGATATTGCTCTTGGTGTCAGTTTATCAGGATTTTTGACTAACGAATTCGCTTTTGGTATAACTGCTAAATACGTTCAGAATGCTTTCGCATCTGTCGCCAGTACAGGTATAGCCTTTGACATTGGTACTTTGTATGATTTCGGATATTATGGTATCAAATTAGGTTTTTCTATTCATAATCTTGGCACTCAGCAAGCTTATGACGGACAAGATTTGAGAACTACAAGGAAATTATATGACGCCATGCACTCAACACCCTTAGATGCAACTTATTTAGCATACCCATATAATTTACCGATAATTTTCCGTGCCGGAATATCTGGTGATGTTTTGAAATCAGGAGATAATCACTTACGTGTAGCCGCTGACTTCAATACTTTGACTGACGTCCCCGAACAATTTGCTCTTGGTGCAGAGTACATCTGGAATGATTTTCTTGCTTTCAGAGCAGGATACGTTCTTGGACATGACCAATTAGGTTTCTCC
It encodes the following:
- a CDS encoding PorV/PorQ family protein; its protein translation is MKKFIIILALFSLPVFVANIYAVGDVNQGTTAGETSKVGAAGGQFLKIGIGARANAMGGAFSSMADDLSSVHWNPAGLASIKSMAADFSYTQWFAGFSHNFAALAMPISEDFTFAANVTSFTSGDIPITTMYRPDGTGSSYSVNDIALGVSLSGFLTNEFAFGITAKYVQNAFASVASTGIAFDIGTLYDFGYYGIKLGFSIHNLGTQQAYDGQDLRTTRKLYDAMHSTPLDATYLAYPYNLPIIFRAGISGDVLKSGDNHLRVAADFNTLTDVPEQFALGAEYIWNDFLAFRAGYVLGHDQLGFSGGVGLKYFGGGFGGQVDYAITPTVNLGLLNRLSVSMNFGS